In Aedes albopictus strain Foshan chromosome 3, AalbF5, whole genome shotgun sequence, the following are encoded in one genomic region:
- the LOC109414853 gene encoding uncharacterized protein LOC109414853 has translation MDADDNHHLLDIRTSILRDWTTEMESDEGDIESTDIVTSDDEQDSYENNTLLQPARREFFPLDDSSDHDPEDSDSARADVRKTYTRSAPPRPDESEVAHVADQRSSLPAATSEAAVCVCGQQPKIDELLQQNAMLSAQNKKLKRLNDESNARCLTLTDALNAKVLGPTHDENFTEVEGFPDREKLKNFSEAAGSRDYIFVKLILQEICTEGLKNITITGRASNNPNGRKGGERPQQPEDAPTKIQLDPEKKAYIEKRFVEHRRYQGDSISVAALKCKECRGLMTRVISYYGNK, from the exons ATGGATGCCGACGATAACCATCATCTATTGGACATCAGAACGAGCATTCTGCGAGACTGGACAACGGAAATGGAAAGCGACGAGGGTGATATCGAAAGTACAGATATTGTTACAAGTGATGATGAACAGGATAGCTACGAAAACAACACGTTACTTCAACCGGCCCGGCGCGAGTTTTTTCCGTTGGACGATTCATCTGACCATGATCCGGAGGATTCCGATTCAGCGCGTGCTGATGTCAGAAAAACTTACACACGTTCTGCTCCGCCACGACCAGACGAATCAGAAGTAGCGCATGTGGCCGATCAAAGGTCATCGCTGCCCGCGGCCACGTCTGAAG CTGCAGTGTGTGTTTGTGGACAGCAGCCTAAAATTGATGAGCTGCTACAGCAGAACGCTATGCTGTCTGCGCAAAACAAGAAGCTGAAGCGCCTGAATGACGAAAGCAATGCCCGTTGTCTAACCTTAACAGATGCACTAAATGCGAAAGTCCTCGGGCCCACACATGATGAAAATTTCACCGAAGTAGAAGGATTTCCCGACCGCGAAAAATTGAAGAATTTTTCGGAGGCTGCCGGTTCACGAGACTACATATTTGTAAAGctcattttacaagaaatttgcaCCGAAGGATTGAAGAACATCACCATTACGGGGCGGGCATCCAATAACCCAAATGGTCGCAAAGGTGGAGAACGACCTCAACAACCGGAAGACGCCCCGACTAAGATTCAACTTGATCCAGAGAAGAAAGCATACATTGAAA AGCGTTTCGTAGAGCATCGCCGGTATCAGGGCGATTCGATTTCCGTGGCTGCACTGAAATGTAAGGAGTGCCGCGGACTCATGACGCGCGTTATTTCGTACTATGGAAATAAGTAA
- the LOC109413354 gene encoding uncharacterized protein LOC109413354 has product MFNAISTRNTFPETFDAFKQTFPNKCEMERVYFCLTCQYGYSDTPSAEVVCPVTNCETTKKDFFIVFSLEDQIRETIIKYSQQIKDYEKHIVDFDICDINRGLLAQAVMSREDCKFITLSANEDSAAAYRSTTKKPLYPLFLVVNNLPPHLRFDKNNLIIGALWFNTGKPDMALFHKNFIQQCQRLRNGIQVESEFYKIIVLQNCLDSVGRCEVFCSKQFNGKYGCTICLHPGKVIQNQVRYPYQKSKLRDDQSTRKLMMQVHNSEKGESVFGIKGLSVLTGIPDFDIIKGLPPDYMHMVNLGLTKLLWELLIEGDSDNKSQPYYIGNFKQLIEHRFQAIRLPSSFPRRIRNIVEHAK; this is encoded by the exons ATGTTTAATGCCATTTCAACGAGAAACACATTCCCAGAAACATTTGATGCCTTTAAACAGACGTTTCCAAATAAATGTGAAATGGAACGTGTTTATTTTTGCCTAACCTGTCAATACGG ATATAGCGACACCCCCAGTGCAGAAGTTGTGTGTCCTGTGACTAATTGTGAGACAACGAAAAAAGACTTTTTCATCGTCTTCTCCCTCGAGGACCAGATACGGGAAACCATTATTAAGTATTCTCAACAAATTAAAGATTATGAGAAGCACATTGTCGATTTCGATATATGCGACATTAACAGAGGGCTTCTGGCACAGGCAGTCATGTCACGAGAAGATTGCAAATTTATTACTCTTTCTGCTAATGAGGATAGTGCTGCAGCATATAGGAGTACTACGAAAAAGCCTCTGTATCCGCTATTTCTTGTAGTCAATAATTTGCCTCCTCATTTAagatttgataaaaataatctcatCATTGGAGCACTATGGTTTAATACCGGGAAACCTGATATGGCCCttttccataaaaatttcattcaacaaTGTCAACGACTCCGCAACGGAATTCAGGTTGAATCTGAATTTTATAAAATAATTGTTCTTCAAAATTGTTTGGATTCAGTTGGTAGATGTGAGGTATTCTGTTCCAAGCAGTTCAATGGAAAATATGGATGCACCATCTGCCTCCACCCAGGAAAAGTAATACAAAACCAAGTTCGATATCCCTATCAGAAATCAAAACTTAGAGATGATCAGTCCACAAGGAAACTAATGATGCAAGTTCACAACTCGGAAAAAGGAGAATCTGTCTTTGGAATAAAGGGCCTCAGTGTGCTCACTGGAATTCCGGATTTCGATATTATCAAAGGATTGCCACCGGATTATATGCATATGGTAAATTTGGGTCTTACTAAGCTACTGTGGGAACTTCTTATCGAAGGCGATTCTGATAATAAATCGCAACCATATTACATCGGAAATTTTAAGCAGTTGATAGAGCATAGATTCCAGGCGATTCGACTGCCAAGCAGCTTTCCAAGACGAATCAGGAATATAGTCGAGCATGctaaataa